One Nematostella vectensis chromosome 10, jaNemVect1.1, whole genome shotgun sequence genomic window, CATGGTCTGCTAGAGGACTCGTCAGAGACACATGGTCTGCTAGAGGACTCGTGACTCGTCACAGACCCATGGTCTGCTAGAGGACTCGTGACTCGTCACAGACCCATGGTCTGATAGGGGACTCGTGACTCCGTCACAGGCCCATGGTCTGCTAGAGGACTCGTAACTCGTCACAGACCCCAGGTATGAGCAGGAACCTTTAAGTGTGTTGCTCTTTTGAAGAGTGAATTATATCAACGAGCAGTCCAAATGTATAAATTCTTTGTAGCTTCTTTAACCACCAGGACATTCTAAGTCTATAATATCCCTGGGATCAGCCTAACGTGGACCGCTGCACAGGAGAATACGCCATGAACGCTCTGATTTTTAACGATGAGTGGCGACACTAGATTCACGTATTACCGAACCCTTGAATGCGAAGACAATTTTAAGGAATTTTATCCATTCTGTGTCAGCTCTTCATTTTCTTGTTGGTCACGATATGGATCTGAGTAGCACAAATCGACAAATCAAAAGGCGGTTTTTTGTGGATGAATATTGTGTTGGGGATGTCAGATAACCCACCTCGCTTAGGATAATCCAGTTGGGCGTGGGATGGGTTAGGACGCGTATCATGAGCTCTACTGTGTTGGTGATATCACTAGCGACCGTCCCATCAGCAATCCCGAACTTGTTGAAGATGCCTACGACCTTGTACGCGGAGACTGGGTACTCGTTGCGTGTGTAGTTTTTCTTCGCTTCCGGAGATGAACCAGCTGGGAGATCTGTAACATCACATGGTTAAACTTGATGCGGAGGGGGGCATTGTCCAGGGTGGAGGGGGGCATTGTCCAGGGTGGAGGGGGGCATAGTGTGGGGTGGAGGGGGGCATAgtgggggtggaggggggcatagtgggggtggaggggggcatagtggggggtggaggggggcatagtggggggtggaggggggcatagtggggggtggaggggggcatagtgggggtggaggggggcaTAGTGCAGGGTGGAGGGGGGCATAgtgggggtggagggggggcatAGTGCAGGGTGGAGGGGGGAATAgtgggggtggaggggggcaTAGTGCGGGGTGGAGGGGGGCATAgtgggggtggaggggggcaTAGTGCGGGGTGGAGGGGGGCATAGTGGGGGTGGGCATAGTGGGGGATGGAGGGGGGCATAgtgggggtggaggggggcaTAGTGGGGGTAGAGGGGGGCATAgtgggggtggaggggggcatagtgggggtggaggggggcatagtgggggtggaggggggcatagtgggggtggaggggggcatagtggggtggaggggggcatagtggggtggaggggggcatagtgggggtggaggggggcaTAGTGGAGGTGGAGGGGGGCATAgtgggggtggaggggggcatagtgggggtggaggggggcatagtgggggtggaggggggcatagtgggggtggaggggggcatagtgggggtggaggggggcatagtgggggtggaggggggcatagtgggggtggaggggggcatagtgggggtggaggggggcatagtgggggtggaggggggcatagtgggggtggaggggggcatagtgggggtggagggggggcatAGTGCGGGGTGGAGGGGGGCATAGTGGAGGTGGAGGGGGGCATAGtggggggtggaggggggcatagtggggggtggaggggggcaTAGTGGGGGTGGAGGGGGCATAGtggggggtggaggggggcaTAGTGGGGGGTGGAGGGGGACATATTGGGGATGGAGGGGGGCATAgtgggggtggaggggggcatagtggggtggaggggggcatagtgggggtggagggggggcacCCCCTTCGGACACCAAATAGCGTCTCCAGCACATTTTACTACACGCCTGGTTGTGACCAAAAATGTTTACGAAAATACTAGTTACTAAAAGAAATTCCGAATATAACAGTCAAAAAATCAAGGGTTAAAAATAATGGCTTAGCCCACAATCTTGTGCAAAACGGCAGATAATTTTCTGGAAGACGCAAGTTAACCACTGTaaacaccccctcccccctaaatcAATGTTGTTTATGAGAAGCGTTTATACTTGATGACCTTCTAAGCAGCATAGTCGTGGGGGGAGAGGGATGTTTTGCGCGAAAAACATTTAAACGTGGTGATTTCATCAAAATTCCCTACATCTTTTGCACAAGATAGCAGCAGGTCCACACCCACAACTACGGCCCTTAGTGTTACAGTTTGTAAATAGCGAATAAATTTCTGATTCACATCTTACCTGGTAGTCTGATAGCGGTCTGCTTACTGTCAGCAGACATCACTTCCACAGTAGCGTTACGTATTATATCTCCTGGATGTTCGTGATTGCCTGTCTTGAACCGAAATCTGGAGGACATGAGAAAGTTTTATGATATGGAGATATATAAGAATTATATATGTTTAATGTTTAATAATTACATAACAAACATATAGGGTGATATCCATTCCTATGACGCCACCCACATGTGGAGGGAATAATGACTATAAACTTACGATTTAATATCGATTGGTTCATCAAACTGCATCCGTATGACGTCACCCACATGTGGAGGGTAGCACCAAAAGAACGTCTGCCCCGTGTATGCACGGTCGATACGGAATTGTTGGTAGTTCTCAAGGGTAGTGAACACGTTCGCCTTTGGGTTCAGGTGAGCTTGGAATAGTGGCGCTTTCTTAAAGTCTTTATCCTGTGACAGGAAAAAATAGGCCCACAAGGGCGTTCAAGTATCAATAGTGAAAGCATAAATTTCGTTAGTTTGATTTACTGATGAGTTACAGTTATCAAAGTTCAGTAGAATTAGCTACACTTACAATAAGATTCTGACGCTTTCCTTTGAGGGAAGACTCTTTGCCAACATGCTGGAACTGGGATGGTTTGAAGCGGATTCGAAGCTGACTCTTTTCGCGGTTACAGTGTGCCTGACAAAATATTAGATAGAATTGTCCGAGAAAGTTCACGTCAGATGTACATGTAATTAGGAGAACTACTACTACTAAGTCATCAAATAGAATTCTCTCAGTTTATAGGAGAACTAGGGAAAGGAGGGCAGGTGCAGTAGAAGCTGAACCATACTATTTCCTGAACTGTTTTTTTGTGATATTCACTTGGTTCTTCTCTGGGTTGCACGCTTGGACCCTCAGGATGTGACACTCACCTGGTCTTTCTCTGGGTTGCACACTCGGACCCACAGAATGTGATCCAGGAGCCAATCCACTGGCTTGTCCTTGTGAAACATCAGAAAGAACTCTATTAACTTGTTAAGATCCGTAGAGCGAAACAACTTTcctgtcaaaacaaaagactCTGAGTATCATTTCTAGGATGATTCAGGCCAGTCCAATTTCCGAACATTTTGAATGAAGCATTGATAGAAAGAATTGGTGTATTGGGGGTAAAGGGGTGTGTAGCAGAGTGTGTAGTGCGTGGAAGAGGATAATTCTTCATAGAACAAAAACAGGCCACCTATATCTCAACCTGAAAAAATGTCTTCATAAACAGCTAGGGCAATTTCACAGTACTTGTTCATGTTTGCATGAGGGGAACCATAATTTTATATTTGAATGGACAACATTGATTTGAAATTGATACATAATTGTTTCTGTGTGCAGTGCCTATTACGCTCAGTAACGGATTTAACAGCACTGTCCTTCTCTAGTATGTCATAAGGTTACCTATAAATCCCAGGGAAGAGAACTCTAGCATCAGCCAGCGATTGGAATCTTGCTGTATGGCAAAAGTTCTGATGGTGTTCGCAAACCCCGGAGTGGCGACTACATCATCTTCTAGCTGTCAGGGAAAATATTAATAGCATTACCCTGGCCATGAATATGTATAGTATAACCTGATCATAAATATGTATAGCATTACCTGGCCATCAATATGTATAGTATTACCTGGTAATCAATATATTGTATAGTATTACCTTGTCATCAATATGTATAGTATTACCTGGCCATTAATATGCATAGTATGACCTGGGCATCAATATGCATAGTATTACCTTGTCAACAATATGTATAGTATTACCTGGGCAGAAATATGCATAGTATTACCTGGCCTTCAATATGCATAGTATTACCTGGTCATCAGCATGTATATTATTACCTGGACATCAATATGTATAGTATTACCTGGTCATCAATATGTATAGTATTACCTGGCCATCAGTATGTATAGTATTACCTGGTTATCAATATGTATAGTATTACCTGGCCATTAATATGTATAGTATCACCTTGTCATCAATACAGTATGTATGGTATTACCTGGCCATTAATATGTATAGTATTACCTTGTCATCAATATGTACAGTATTACCTGGCCATCAGTATGTATAGTATTACCTGGTTATCAATATGTATAGTATTACCTTGTCATTAATATGTATAGTATTACCTGGTAATCAATATGTATAGTATCACCTTGTCATCAATACGGTATGTATAGTATTACCTGTCCATTAATATGTATAGTATTACCTTGTCATCAATATGTAtagtacagtggaacctctatataacggaccATTATTAAGCGGACACCCTCTATTCAGCAGACACCATCCAAAGTCCCGATTTTTTTGCCACTTAAATTCAGTAAATGATACCTCCATTAAGCggacacctctattaagcggacaCATTTTACGGTCCTGTCTAAAACAATCTGTATTTTTTACCTCTATTCAGCGGACACCGTGGTTACCTTTTCCGAGAATTCTTATAATAATTTCATGGAACCGGCCAAACGACATAACCATTAACGATACACTTTGCTTAgaaactttacaaaaagtaagCAAAATACGCTGAGACTTGTACAGCTCGAattgatgacaaaatggtcATTAATGCTGCTTGGTTCTTGTGTTATGCAACCTCAAACCCTTCTTTCTGTAATTtatcttaataataataataataataataataagtttaATTCAACCTTTCGCAGTATAGACTGGATTACAGGTGAGTCAGAGATACAAGTACGCACTATAATAAAGTacaattaatcaaatgtaatCAGCATATTTAACAGTAACGAACTCGTTAAAACGACTCGTATTAGTAGGCCTCTGATACGATGTAGAATTAGACCTGAGGTTATACCCTGAATCATGTGTAATGCGACGCCCtttaatgataggaaaaagagGATTCTCTGGTATGATTCTGGAAACGAACCGCTGGCATGCGATATTTCTTCGCTCGTGCAACGTTGCGAGGTTTGCAAGCGTGAGTGAGCCCTCATAACTACGACCTGGGAAAGCGATCTTGAGCGCGCGCCTCTGAATTGTCTCCCTTGAAAATAAACATGGCTGGAATCTCGAGGGCGTAACCGCCGCCTCTGTTGACACGCTTGCCAGTTATTTTAACTCTCGCTGTGTTAGTTGATCGCTTCAAATATCTAGATAACCAAAGGGCCATAAGTCTTGGTGCATGCCCAACAACCTCCATATCACTTTCTCTTGTCTCATTTGGTGAGAATAAGGTTTGTTTTTTCGACTTCTACCCCGCCGGGATCTTTTTGATTTCTTACGGACCACTGCTACAGCATTTGAATCTTCTTTGTTAAAAGGTTCACGTTTCAAATCGTACTCTTCGTCGATACTTGGCTCCCATATTTCTTTGTATTCGTGATACCCTCGGATGAATGACGGTACTTGAAACTCTTCATTAGACATATTAGAGGGGATTTAAGATTACCGTACTCTGTCAAAGAAAGACACTAACGTGCTTCAACAAAAGTGTGTTGTCTTCATGGATCGCCCCCCTCACGCGGTCCCTGGCATTGTATTTTAATAGCAACAATAATGCCGCGTGCTACTGAGCTGTCAAAAAGGTGTTTGCAAAATTCCCAACGCCGGATGGAATTTCATGTGAGGTCTAACTTGTTATTTCTAGCCATGGCTAAGCGAAATCGAACATGCATTTACTTGAATAGAAAAATTGAACTCTTAAACTATGCAAAGGACAACCCTACGCATGGTGTTCGAGTTATTGCAGCTAAATATGGTATCGGGAAAACGATTCTCGCGAGCTATGAAAACAACAATGGTCATAGCAAACTTAAGA contains:
- the LOC5512213 gene encoding alpha-1,3-mannosyl-glycoprotein 4-beta-N-acetylglucosaminyltransferase B isoform X2, with translation MPHLMDHPDSLAPALRIGKDRVGVSLVFGIPTIRRQKSSYLLNTLASLLDGMNQDDKDDTVIVVFIAETDAGYVKQIATSVSERFPADIEAGSIEVVAPHASFYPDLDNLPLTFGDSKDRVKWRTKQNLDFCYLMMYSQKKARFYVQLEDDVVATPGFANTIRTFAIQQDSNRWLMLEFSSLGFIGKLFRSTDLNKLIEFFLMFHKDKPVDWLLDHILWVRVCNPEKDQAHCNREKSQLRIRFKPSQFQHVGKESSLKGKRQNLIDKDFKKAPLFQAHLNPKANVFTTLENYQQFRIDRAYTGQTFFWCYPPHVGDVIRMQFDEPIDIKSFRFKTGNHEHPGDIIRNATVEVMSADSKQTAIRLPDLPAGSSPEAKKNYTRNEYPVSAYKVVGIFNKFGIADGTVASDITNTVELMIRVLTHPTPNWIILSEIHIVTNKKMKS
- the LOC5512213 gene encoding alpha-1,3-mannosyl-glycoprotein 4-beta-N-acetylglucosaminyltransferase A isoform X1; the encoded protein is MLKLSLRRNKIFLLVVVALSPVMYHVIQQERRVHFSSQPELIIEPSLLEKIQTLKSRLREAEFQNSARSQELISLQSQIAQLVGRHSKSTKHSFKNGSSSSEHLSLDSSALNLPSIYHLMPHLMDHPDSLAPALRIGKDRVGVSLVFGIPTIRRQKSSYLLNTLASLLDGMNQDDKDDTVIVVFIAETDAGYVKQIATSVSERFPADIEAGSIEVVAPHASFYPDLDNLPLTFGDSKDRVKWRTKQNLDFCYLMMYSQKKARFYVQLEDDVVATPGFANTIRTFAIQQDSNRWLMLEFSSLGFIGKLFRSTDLNKLIEFFLMFHKDKPVDWLLDHILWVRVCNPEKDQAHCNREKSQLRIRFKPSQFQHVGKESSLKGKRQNLIDKDFKKAPLFQAHLNPKANVFTTLENYQQFRIDRAYTGQTFFWCYPPHVGDVIRMQFDEPIDIKSFRFKTGNHEHPGDIIRNATVEVMSADSKQTAIRLPDLPAGSSPEAKKNYTRNEYPVSAYKVVGIFNKFGIADGTVASDITNTVELMIRVLTHPTPNWIILSEIHIVTNKKMKS